The Vitis vinifera cultivar Pinot Noir 40024 chromosome 7, ASM3070453v1 genomic interval TCATACAGGAACGAACCAAATCAATAGACCAAAAAAActcttattttttctctctctttgaagatcctctcattctctctctagAATCTACATAGCACATGTTCTTGTTGCTGGGAGAAATTGGAAACCCTAGAGTGAGAACGGGTCGCATCTGCTGCTGATCTTGATGAAGCAGTCTTGGCGATGGAAGAGGATCGCCATCCTCTATTTGCTCTCTCTTTCTGTCTTCTGTCCACTTATTTTACTCTCTGAAAGGCTCAAGCATGTAGTTTTTTTAGGTGAGATGCATATGCATGTTTacatttgggttttttttttttggtcacaTGATGAATTGTGTTGGATTATTGATACGTATTGGTTGATATTGTTTGTGAATCTGTGGATGCAGGGAAGAAAGAGTTTGTGGAGGATTTACCGAGTATTGTATGAATCCTTGTTCTTTGGTTCCAGTTTGCTGTGTTTTCTAAATGGGAGTATGTTTGGTTGCGGAGAAAATCGAGCCAAAGagatggaaaattttgaatagtTGTTTTGCATTAGTGTTAGTGGAGGGGAGGCTCGTTATTTTgttgggattaaaaaaaataaaaatctattattTAGAAATCttgattgttttattttcttagattttcttagcaaccaaatggGGTAGGTAGTGGTTTTTATAACAGAGACTGACGGTGGGGTTTGTTTGTTGGTGCAGAAGTATAGGAGAGATGGTGAAACACTTAGTGTTGTCGAGACGGTAATTTAAATTGGGTTGGATCTGCTTTGCATTTGCAGTCTGAGTTTGATTAGATACTTATAACTAGTCGAATAACTTTGCGTTTTGATTTAGGAGGAGGATGAAGGCTTAAAAGAGCCAGACCTAGTTGTGTACAGAGACGGATCCAAGGAGAATCCCAATTCCAACATTTCCAGTGGGTTTACTGCTGATTTGTTGGGAAAAAATGGTTAGTCTTGCTGGGTGTATGTAAATTTCTCTGTATAAGTTAATCAGTATTTAGTATTTTgaatttaatcatattttgcATTTGGTTTGAATTTCAGGTACTGAACACAAAGTGAAGGAAGAAAACAAGCAAAATCCACAGAAAAAATTAGCAACAACTTCTGGAGGAAAGGTATGATTGTAGATTTTATCACATTAATGTTGCCTTGAAACCTATAGTGTTGTATATGCTAGTTTTATCCTATTGATTTGAAATCAAGGAAAATCTTATTGCTTGcagtttgaaaatcattctaCCTGATTCATGCTGCTCTTTATAGAGCTATCTTTTGTGACTAAGATCATGCTTAAAATGTTTGTATCCTTAATTGTGAAGATAAATACCTAATTGTCATCAACTACTCCCCATTCAATTAGTCAATACAGATATCTGGATGGTGGAATCTGTAGTTGTTTGTGATTTGTATTTTGTGCTATGTGCATGCTTGCAAACAAGCTCAATCATCTAATTCAAATATATAGAGAGTAGAATTTATATTACATATAAGTCCAGCCTGTTATTGTGGTTGTAGTTTTGTACAAGTTTGTGACTGAGGTCCTTGCTGGTGGATAGAATTGCAGGGGGTCTTTTGTCTTTATTACGAGGGGATGCATTGTAGATTCAGGAGGTCATAATGGGGTATCTTGTGAAAGTGACTTTGAAATTTGATAATATTCATTGGAGAGTTGGAGTTCCTTGATCAAAATGGCTCCAAACTTTTACCTGTCTGGTGAATTTGATCAGAAGTATTAGTACTACTAGAAGGATAGCTTGTTTGGCAGTGAGatttttcaatacttggtatTTGGGAATTGCTTCAGCATGGTTATCATTACGATGATATTGAGATTATCTAAATCCTTATTCCCTAGTTCTATCTGTCTAAATGGATTCATGTGGTCTTGCCACATGATGTTTTCTTTAATCAGGCAGATCTCATCTAAGGCACAAGTGTGCCACATTATTCCAAAGAATGTATTAGATTTATTCCCCAGATGCACAAATATGTTtgatggaaattaaataaaataaatgtatgtGTCAGGCATGCTCACACATTGAACAGGCCGTGCTACAAGTTAGTATGACTACAAAAAATGAATATACTTTATGGCATTTGCAACAGTTGATCAATGCCACTAGGTAGTATAACTAGAAAGAatgaatatgctttatggcgtCAGGTTAAACAATGCTAGTGCAAATACATTGCAAATGCCATGCCACTAGTTAGCATGGGTAGAAAAAGCGGAAGTACGAATATAGTTTATGGGGTTGCAGCAGTTAACTGATCTTAAGGCAAACTGAACGTGGAAAAGCTTAATTTGGtactgttttttctttcttctctaatatttttttcccctttttttcccctttgatAGGCTTAATTGACAACCATTTGTAAGAATGCCATATTTGTGAAACATCACCAAAATTTTGAGGACAAAGTGATGTAGAACAGTAGTGGAAAAATAATATAGAGGAGAGATATAtaagtaaaagagaaaaattctaaataattatgattattattaatcaaaagTCTAAAGTGTTTAACACCACTAGCCCTATATATAGACAGACAATCCTAACTCTACTAGGAAACTGGTTCTAATAATAATGTAAAGAATCATAACCATAATAAAATTCTATCACTAGATAATAATAACCCTAAAAgaaacaaccaaataaaaacattattatatCCTATAAGTGCACAATTTAACATCTTTATCTCCATCACAAAGATATCATTATTCTTATATTAGGATGTCTACAAAAAACCAGGGAAggcattatttttatattaggaCATGTCTACAAAAAAGCAGGGAGGGTTTGAGGGGTTGACTAATGTATGGGAGAGCAATGATTCATTGATTGGCTGGGCTCTCCTTGAGGGTGGGGTTTTTTTGCACCTTcattttgatagctttttttgTTCCAACTGGGGAGAAGAGGGGGGGATCTATTTTGTATACTTTGAGTCGCTGTTTTGGCGTCTCTTTTCAATATAGTTCTATCTcgttttatttatcaaaaagaaaaaaaaaagggagagcgatgattcaatttctttcttaaGTTAGTTTGAACATGTGGATTGAAGCATCTATTAGCATAACTGGAATCATCTCACATGTTCTTGATTCAGCCATTACTTGCTTTGAGATCTTAAAATCATCAACTCACAGGTTATAGGAGGgagttaaatatttatttgtattaaccTTGAAAgaattataataatgataagatgAAATAAGTAAGAGAGCGGAATCTTTCCCTCAGTATAGCATGAAACTCTTGGGCTCTTGTAAGAGCTAGCTTTTTTGTTTGGGAAGCGACTTGGGCTAAGATATTGACTTAGGATCAGCTTACAGAGAGGGGTTAGAGGATGCCTAATAGATGCTTTTTGTgcaagacagaagaagaaatgaGGGATCATGTCCCCCTTCATTGTCCAAAAGCGTGTATTTTGTGGCAATTGGTTTTTGCTCTATTCGACGTacaatgggtgatgcactctttAATGAGAGGGATGCTCTTGAGTTGGAGCCACTCCTTTGTtggcaaaaaaagaaaaatgacttggaaaGTTGCTCCTTTATgtcttttttggtttatttggaaggagagaaataggagaACCTTTGAGAATTGTAAAAGCTTGGaccaaagaattaaaaattttttcCATATCATTTTTGGGATTGGATTAGATTGTACATTGGGAATGGTTCTATGTCGTTGATTGATTTTGTGGACTGGTTAGGCTCTCCATAGGGTGTGGTTGCTTGTTTCCATGTATTCGCACCTTTTGGTTTTTGTTGCTTTGTATACGTTGTGTAtaccttttaaatttaatacgATCTtcatttacctataaaaaaaaaacaatggaacatttttttccctttgtgtGTGTGGTCTCTGTTAGAAATTTATGGAGTTAGAATTTAGTTAAGCTTGTGTTTCTTGTTTAAACCTAGACCAGAAATAGTAAAAGTAGGAGGTTTCTGGATTTCTCATTGTGGTTTGAAGTTTCAGCTGCAAAGATCTATTGGTTGTTTATTGAGTAATACTGTGGAAGTTGTTTCTGGATTGATGTATTTGTCATTGGTTTTTTATGATTATGAAAGGAAACTGATAGAAGAATCCTTATTATAAGTAAGTGACAAACTTATTATAGTCTTTGCTGTTGGCTTATCAATGTGGTTTGGTCTTGGTAGCAGGAGCAATCTAGCTTGACAAAAGTTCAACATGACCAGAGCATACGGTCCCAACCACAGAGGGTGACTGATGAGAAGATAAAACAGATAAGAGATCAAGTGATTAGGGCAAAAGCATACTTGAATCTTGCACCACCAAGCAGCAATTCCCACCTAGTGAAAGAGTTAAGACTACGAATTAAGGAGCTGGAGCGGGCTGTGGGTGAAGCCACCAAGGATTCAGATTTGTCAAGGAGGTAAAGCAATTCACTACTTTGTTTGTACACTTGCATCTAACTCTGAAATATATAATAGCCCAAAAATGGAGTTGAATgaggaaattaaaaatgattggtAAATAAGAATATTGTAGATTGGAAGTGATTGTATTTCacatataaattaaatgttTTGACCAGCTCTGATTTAGGCGGAGAGAGTGCATAAATCCATTTCTCACATAACATCAATGAACTTTGCAGTGCTTTGCAGAGGATGAGAACCATGGAAGCATCCTTATCCAAAGCGAGTCACATTTATACAGATTGCTCTGCTTTAGTCTCCAAGCTCCGAGCCATGACTAACAGGGTAGAAGAACAGGTTCGGGCACAGAAGAGTCAAGCAACGTATCTGGTTGAGCTTGCTGGAAGGACAACCCCAAAAGGCTTTCACTGCCTTACTATGAGGCTGACAGCCGAATATTTTGCCCTGCAGCCTGAGGAGCAGAATTTCCCtaaccaagaaaaattgaaTGATGGAAATCTCTATCACTATGCTGTCTTCTCTGATAATGTTCTGGCCTGTGCCGTGGTTGTGAAATCTACCATCTCCAATGCTATGGTAAACTGTCCTATCTCTTTTCTTCTGAGTTGTATTACTTTTTATAACAATTTGGAACTATtgttgataaaagaaaaataagagaactAAGAAGAATGAAAGAACCTTGAAtgtgaaatggaaaaaataaataaaactaagttGAAGTTACTACTAGAACCAACTGAATAATGATCAGAGAGGCGGTTGGGGTGGGGTGCTTAATGGTCATCCAACTGAATATTCTCTAGCACCCCTGTCTACTTTGGAGAACACTGTtggtgtttcttttttatgataTTCTCTTGCTTTACCGATAAAAAAATGGTCATCAACAAATCCagcaatagaaaaaaaaagttctccTTGTGGCAATTGTgttcttgttgaagtttgataATTATGTCCTTTtccaaatattataataaatcatggaTTTGGGTGAAATGCTTTATAATTTTAACAATTGCAAGAGTTTGGGTTTTTGTGCTTATTCCAATACACCACTAGTAGTACATTGCTGCAATGAATCCACCACTAGTAGAGCCACATACTTTGGAGGCAACTGAGCAGACTGATTATCTTATTTTGGTGACGATAAGGAATCAATTATCTTTGTTTGACCACTTTCAGGATCCAGAGAAAATTGTGTTCCATGTGGTGACGGATTCGCTCAACCACCCAGCAATGTTGATGTGGTTCTTATTAAATCCTCCTGGTGAAGCCACTATACAGATCCAGAGTGTAGAGAAATTTGAATGGTTGGCTGCCAAATATAATTCAACATTGAAGAAGCAAAACTCCCACGATTCAAGATATACTTCTGCACTGAACCACCTTCGTTTCTATCTGCCAGATGTCTTCCCTCAACTTGATAAGATTGTGCTCCTTGATCATGATGTGGTGGTGCAGAGAGATCTGAGCAGACTTTGGAGTGTTGATATGAAGGGTAAAGTAAATGGAGCAGTGGAGACTTGTCAGGAAGTTGAGCCTTCATTCCATCGGATGGATATGTTTATCAACTTCTCTGATCCAATGGTGGCTGAGAGGTTTGATGCCAAGACATGCACATGGGCATTTGGGATGAATTTATTTGATCTGCATGAGTGGAGGCGGCAGAATTTGACAGCTGTCTACCATAAATACCTTCAAATGGTATGGAATTCATGTTTTTTGGGTTGTCCTTGCATCCATTTCTTTTTAAACCCAACAGCCTAATCTGCTATCCTAATCTGCCATATATCTccttaagagaaatatttttagcCAAGAATCCAACCTATTAGTTCTCGTGATTAGCCCTAGGTACTTGCTGTCCTTCATTGTCACAGCTCTCTGGATTTGATTAAATCATCCATGCTCATCATCTGTGTGTATGTGGTGTTTCTGTGGGAACTTATATTTCTCCGGAGGTGGTTTCAATTTATGTTTTGTCCTACTCTTTATTGGTAAAGACAGATGATGGGCTGTGGGGGACATATTCCCTTGTGTCCTACTCCAACAATACATGATGTGCTCCCTTGTGTGTATAGTcctacattttttaataataactaGTTGGCGAACAAGGCTTTGTTGTAAATAATGGCCTTGAGATGCTAGTTTATTCTGGTTTCAACCTAGCTTTACTTTTGATATCAGGCCACCAGcctaattatatttctttttctgttttagCACTTCATATACACATATTTTATATGTAGTTGTAGATATGGACAGATTCAATGATACCTGATGTACCATAGATTTGTTCATTTGTGTTTCAATTTGAGTATGCACCTAATGCCTTTATGTTTGTTTACCCCATGGTTGGTTTGCAGGGACTTGAGAATCCGTTGTGGAAGGCTGGGAGCTTGCCCTTAGGTTGGGTCACCTTCTATAAGCGGACAGTTGCTTTGGACAGGAGATGGCATGCCCTTGGATTGGGCTATGAGTCTGGTGTGGGGCGGAGCCAGATTGAGCGAGCAGCTGTAATCCAGTATGATGGAGTTATGAAGCCATggttggaaattggaatttcaaagtACAAGGGCTATTGGAGCAAACACCTAAACTATGGCCACCCTTTATTGCAACAGTGCAACATACACGAGTAGTTAAAAATCCACAACATGAGAAGTGGTATAGATTGATCCACTCCATAGTACGTACGAGTAACGTCACATGTTcaattaattctttttcttcaatcatTTCTCATGTACATTTCGGCTCATTTTTACCCAATTTTTTCAGCTATAATCTTCTTGGAGCTGAGTCAAATTATACGGTTATACCAATAATGGAAATGAACTTACCGTCATTTCTGGATTTTGTAATTCTGCTACTTGTGTATATAATTCATCTCAGATGCTCATGTAGTCTCAGACAGATGACTTGCTTTCAACTTACTGATCAACTTCTCTGCTATTTTATGTTCGCATCTGGGGTTTCGAGAAAGTATGATGTTTCTTGCTATGACAACTAGTCTGTTTATTCCAGTAGTGTTTGCCATTTAGTTTTACTAGGTTGAAAAGGGGTGCCCCAAACAGAGCCTTGACTTCTTGTCAGGCCAACACCTGCCGTTTACAGATATGATGCAACACGTGGAGGACGTTGGTTGGATGTATTCAGATATGAGATTTCAAATGAGGGGCTATCATTTATCCAAGTTGTGTGGTTCATTGGACAGACTTGATGACAACAATATTAACTTTAGTTTGATGCCCTGAATGTGAATCCAACTGATCCTCTCCTTTTGTGAAGAAAAATGGCCAGCATCACAGCCAGCACTCCAACCTCATCCCTCCCCCGTGTCGGTCTCCGCCCAAATGGAGGAACAGTGGGGACTTCATCGGCCATTCTGGGTAAGATTTTCTTGTTTAGTATAGaaattctcattcattttccaACACCTGTCTTTGCCTTAGTTTTATGGATTGATGATTGGTTGCAGGGTTGCCGGTGATGGCAAAGAAGGGAAGAGTCACATGCTCAATGAAGGAGAAGCCAAGTGTGGAGGATGGAAGCTTGAAGATGGGGATGGGGGCATCACTGATGGCAGCAGCCTGTGCTGCAACCATGTCAAGCCCAGCCATGGCTCTGGTGGATGAGAGGATGAGCACAGAAGGGACGGGACTTCCATTTGGGTTGAGCAACAACACTCTGGGTTGGATCCTGTTTGGTGTGTTTGGTCTGATTTGGGCTCTCTACTTTGTCTACACTGCAACTCTTGAAGAGGATGAAGAGTCTGGGTTGTCCCTGTAACTAACCCACACCCATTCATGCCCTTCCTACTTTCTTCATAAATCTGTATCTGTGGTTGTAAAACTACCTCTTGTATGCCCAACTACTCTGCCTAGTTTTATAATTGTTCCCTCTTCCTCTTTTCagctttttcttttcacttgtTGCTAAAAATGTGGGGttggagaaaaaaaggaaaaaattatgtGGAGTAACTCTAATGATTCTTGAAAAGGTGAGAATGGATTCGGGAGTTAAAAAAGATTATCTGGAAAATACATTGGTCTTTATTAAGGTAATTGAGACATCAGAATACAAGTATATGGGTAAAACAGATCCTTTATTGGGTGAAGTTGTTGAAAGGGGATGGGCTTGGGGCACCGACCATTGCAAACCAGTTGTGTAATGATGTTAGAAGCTTTGAACATGAATATCCTACAATTCTTTTACTTTTATAGTGTCTTAAGTTCCTTTTAAGaatgtttttatataataatattgaatattcttaatttatctattaccttcttcttcttccatcttaattaaaagatttatttgatatttaaatatagttggattaaaatatgatatgatTGAATTAAAATGGGTTAACTCCAAATTTGactaaatatatattcaaaataaataacaaatgcAAGAAACAAgcatttaatgaaattttaaattaatgggAATTAGGTATAATTAATCAAAATCTTAAGGAAGATGCATAAAATTTATCCAATAATTGGATGGAAAAACCCTATCtaatccatttcaaaaataaactttgttttaaatttagaaatcttgAAATGAAACGAAcgagaaagaaaattgaagaagaaaaaacgtTGAAGTTTCTTAGcaaatttttgggtttttgatTCATGGTTTTCATGATCCATGCCCCAAATCTCAACCTACCCTCCCCactcccctctctctctctcttcctctgtgagaggttctctctctctcctacTCAACTGCGCCACacacaccccccccccccccgcccCCCCCAACAAAAAAAACCCCACCACCCctccttcctctctctctctctctctgagaGATGGACCCAGTGTCGCCTAGACGACAAGCTCACCCCACCCCCCCTCcctccccaaaaaaaaaaaaaaccccaccacctgcttcctctctctctctctctctctctctctctctctctcagagATGGAGCCAGTGTCGCCTAGAAGACAAACTCACCCCACCACCCCTCCCTCAAATTTTGATACAGAAATAATCATAAGTTGATGTATCC includes:
- the LOC100251205 gene encoding probable galacturonosyltransferase 6 isoform X2, coding for MKQSWRWKRIAILYLLSLSVFCPLILLSERLKHVVFLGKKEFVEDLPSIKYRRDGETLSVVETEEDEGLKEPDLVVYRDGSKENPNSNISSGFTADLLGKNGTEHKVKEENKQNPQKKLATTSGGKEQSSLTKVQHDQSIRSQPQRVTDEKIKQIRDQVIRAKAYLNLAPPSSNSHLVKELRLRIKELERAVGEATKDSDLSRSALQRMRTMEASLSKASHIYTDCSALVSKLRAMTNRVEEQVRAQKSQATYLVELAGRTTPKGFHCLTMRLTAEYFALQPEEQNFPNQEKLNDGNLYHYAVFSDNVLACAVVVKSTISNAMDPEKIVFHVVTDSLNHPAMLMWFLLNPPGEATIQIQSVEKFEWLAAKYNSTLKKQNSHDSRYTSALNHLRFYLPDVFPQLDKIVLLDHDVVVQRDLSRLWSVDMKGKVNGAVETCQEVEPSFHRMDMFINFSDPMVAERFDAKTCTWAFGMNLFDLHEWRRQNLTAVYHKYLQMGLENPLWKAGSLPLGWVTFYKRTVALDRRWHALGLGYESGVGRSQIERAAVIQYDGVMKPWLEIGISKYKGYWSKHLNYGHPLLQQCNIHE
- the LOC100251205 gene encoding probable galacturonosyltransferase 6 isoform X1, with translation MKQSWRWKRIAILYLLSLSVFCPLILLSERLKHVVFLGKKEFVEDLPSIKYRRDGETLSVVETEEDEGLKEPDLVVYRDGSKENPNSNISSGFTADLLGKNGTEHKVKEENKQNPQKKLATTSGGKQEQSSLTKVQHDQSIRSQPQRVTDEKIKQIRDQVIRAKAYLNLAPPSSNSHLVKELRLRIKELERAVGEATKDSDLSRSALQRMRTMEASLSKASHIYTDCSALVSKLRAMTNRVEEQVRAQKSQATYLVELAGRTTPKGFHCLTMRLTAEYFALQPEEQNFPNQEKLNDGNLYHYAVFSDNVLACAVVVKSTISNAMDPEKIVFHVVTDSLNHPAMLMWFLLNPPGEATIQIQSVEKFEWLAAKYNSTLKKQNSHDSRYTSALNHLRFYLPDVFPQLDKIVLLDHDVVVQRDLSRLWSVDMKGKVNGAVETCQEVEPSFHRMDMFINFSDPMVAERFDAKTCTWAFGMNLFDLHEWRRQNLTAVYHKYLQMGLENPLWKAGSLPLGWVTFYKRTVALDRRWHALGLGYESGVGRSQIERAAVIQYDGVMKPWLEIGISKYKGYWSKHLNYGHPLLQQCNIHE
- the LOC100251205 gene encoding probable galacturonosyltransferase 6 isoform X3, coding for MKQSWRWKRIAILYLLSLSVFCPLILLSERLKHVVFLGKKEFVEDLPSIYRRDGETLSVVETEEDEGLKEPDLVVYRDGSKENPNSNISSGFTADLLGKNGTEHKVKEENKQNPQKKLATTSGGKQEQSSLTKVQHDQSIRSQPQRVTDEKIKQIRDQVIRAKAYLNLAPPSSNSHLVKELRLRIKELERAVGEATKDSDLSRSALQRMRTMEASLSKASHIYTDCSALVSKLRAMTNRVEEQVRAQKSQATYLVELAGRTTPKGFHCLTMRLTAEYFALQPEEQNFPNQEKLNDGNLYHYAVFSDNVLACAVVVKSTISNAMDPEKIVFHVVTDSLNHPAMLMWFLLNPPGEATIQIQSVEKFEWLAAKYNSTLKKQNSHDSRYTSALNHLRFYLPDVFPQLDKIVLLDHDVVVQRDLSRLWSVDMKGKVNGAVETCQEVEPSFHRMDMFINFSDPMVAERFDAKTCTWAFGMNLFDLHEWRRQNLTAVYHKYLQMGLENPLWKAGSLPLGWVTFYKRTVALDRRWHALGLGYESGVGRSQIERAAVIQYDGVMKPWLEIGISKYKGYWSKHLNYGHPLLQQCNIHE
- the LOC100256361 gene encoding photosystem II reaction center W protein, chloroplastic, whose product is MASITASTPTSSLPRVGLRPNGGTVGTSSAILGLPVMAKKGRVTCSMKEKPSVEDGSLKMGMGASLMAAACAATMSSPAMALVDERMSTEGTGLPFGLSNNTLGWILFGVFGLIWALYFVYTATLEEDEESGLSL